The Deltaproteobacteria bacterium DNA window GCGGTACCGGACCGTCGTCGTCGAGGGGTACGAGGTCCTGATCGGCAGGGGCGACGCCGAGAACGACGAGCTCACCTTCGCGGTGGCGGCGCCCGAGGACTTCTGGCTCCACGTCGCGGGCGGCGTGCCGGGGAGCCACGTCGTGGTTCGCAATCCGGACAGGCTCGACGCGCTGCCGCGGGCCGTGGTCGAGCGCGCCGCCGAGCTGGCCGCCTCGAACTCGAAGGCGCGCGCCGGGCGCCGGGTC harbors:
- a CDS encoding DUF814 domain-containing protein — its product is MASKGRRYRTVVVEGYEVLIGRGDAENDELTFAVAAPEDFWLHVAGGVPGSHVVVRNPDRLDALPRAVVERAAELAASNSKARAGRRVDVHLCRVADVTKPPGAPSGQVELRRWERVRVSPRSSPRGACP